Within Stigmatella aurantiaca, the genomic segment GAGGACGCGGGCAAGGCGCTCCAGGTGCTGGGGTGGGCGGAGCACTCCGCGCCGCCCGAGCTGGGCGTCTACATGGGGGCCCTGAAGCAGGCGCCCGCCGTCCACCAACCCCAGGTGGTGGAGCGCCTGCTGAAGATGGGCGAGGACTCCCGGGCCCAGCCGGACATCCGGGCCGCCGCCGTGGACACGCTGGAGTCGCAGAAGCGCCTGTCTCCCTCGAACATCCAGCGCCTGAAAGCGCTCGCGATGGATCCGGCCACCGACGCGGCCGGCTGGATGGCCACGCGCACCCTGGGCCGGGTGATGAAGGAGGACTACGAGCGCACCGGCACCTTCGCCCCCTACTGGAACGAGCTGCTCGATGTGGGCGAGAAGTCCGAGGACCTGGCCGTGCGCCTGCTGGCCCTGGAGATGCCCTCCTATTCGGATCCCCTCATCGGCAGTGAATCGATGGACCGGCTCGTGGACATCATGCGCAAGGATCCGGAGCGGGACGTGCGCGAGATGGCCGCCTTCCGGCTCGCCGTCTCCGAGGATCCCCAGAAGGCCCTGGAGGCCTACCGCACGGCCTTCCCGCTGGAGAAGGAGGAGTGCGTGCGCTGGGCCCTGTTCCGCTTCGCCGTGCGCGCGGCCGGCCCCGGCGCCCTGCCGCTGCTTCAGCAGATGGCGGCGCAGGATCCGCGCTTCGTGGAGGACTATCAGGACTTTCAGCGGCTCTATGCCGGGGGCACCGTGGACTTCGCGCGCATCTGGCTCGGCGTCCAGGAGCGTCACCGCTGCACCATCGAGGAAGGGGCGCCCCACCAATGAGTTCCTCCCACCGTCTTTCTCTCCGCCTGGGACGCGGCGCCCGGTGGTCCGCGCTGCTGCTGGCCTCGGCCCTCTGGGGGCTGCCCGCCCGTGCCGAGCCCACCCCCCTGCGGCAGACCGCCTGCTCGTTCACGGGGATGATCGATGAGCTGCGCGTGGCGCTGAAGTCAGGCTCGCCCGCCTACCGCAAGTACGCCCGGGAGCGGCTCCGGGCCGCCGCGCGCGTCATGCCCGCGGACGAGCTGCGCGCGGCCGTGCAGGACGAGCGGGATCCGGACACGTTGGAGGCGCTGGGCGCGGCGCTCGCCAGCAAGTCCTCCTTCACGGAGGACGCCACGCTCGTGCAGCCGCTGCTCTCCCGGGCCGCGCAAGACGGGGACCCTCAGGCCCGGGCTGCCGCGGTGCGGAGCCTGCGGGGCACGGGCTCCGTGGACCTCATGACGAAGAACGGCGGCGTGGTGACGTACGAGCAGCTCATCCGCGACAGCGCGCCCGAGGTGCGCCAGGCCGTGGTGGACAACCTCATCCACGAGAGCGCCAAGGTGTACTTCGGCCACGAGCGCACGGTGTCCGAGGCCGCCGTGTCCGCGGCGCTGGCCGCGAAGGATCCGCAGGCGGCCGCGCGGTTGCTGTCCGAGG encodes:
- a CDS encoding HEAT repeat domain-containing protein encodes the protein MSSSHRLSLRLGRGARWSALLLASALWGLPARAEPTPLRQTACSFTGMIDELRVALKSGSPAYRKYARERLRAAARVMPADELRAAVQDERDPDTLEALGAALASKSSFTEDATLVQPLLSRAAQDGDPQARAAAVRSLRGTGSVDLMTKNGGVVTYEQLIRDSAPEVRQAVVDNLIHESAKVYFGHERTVSEAAVSAALAAKDPQAAARLLSEVSMEAVGADTVEKLRQQLRSEEPALRGAAATALGGVPGAESAAMKDALVSLYRDERDPAVRKAALQGIVRLGMGGARATLESLRGVAPALDPEIDAWQSALRLGLQEWHLLLREKERLRR